In Eupeodes corollae chromosome 3, idEupCoro1.1, whole genome shotgun sequence, a single genomic region encodes these proteins:
- the LOC129948997 gene encoding uncharacterized protein LOC129948997 gives MPSQRNSIECLDKSRNNGKSALDRTPKEEILEEEEIEDSSAEVIVPPDGGWAWVVMVASFLCNTVVDGIVLSSGMIQVSLMNEFKVSEGYVQLVSSLLSGFYLMAGPFVSALANRYGFRPVTMVGAVFAALSFGLSYYATSVEFLFISYGFLGGLGFCMVYIPSVITIGYYFEKWRALATGIAMCGSGVGTFIFNPLTDYLVKEYNWRNTMAIQALIVLSCALYGAAFRPIQPIQLAISEENEDKNHENGSFSEKPRLLTITQKPLPEGRLAYSVPNSAHNTYMGATPKHHYPTASEIFRGANFERRLSGTASKGTELKNLRKSQPTTPNGESHPIYNLNKELTTVGENEEETEGQNLLEAEIKPVSMQARRHTVSGRRPIDMQKKANTPNQETHHNTRPMYRDDIFFSGSLVRIPQYTSQSSLGYHMSVTRLPTKKDILEERQKGCQLCPEAVRRTLSTMLDTSLLKSPSFMLLAISGFLTMMGFFVPFIFVARRAKVAGMDNKTALFIVSAIGISNTFARIGCGLLSSFDGISPLYLNNIAITAGGLATIFSGHLINDTTQFIFAALFGICVACFSALRSLIAVELMGLEKLTNAFGFLMLFQGLAAAMGAPIAGLLVDLTGGYDISFYFAGGLITLSAFLCYPLNYVSKWEKERDLKRVPVPQA, from the exons ATGCCCTCCCAACGTAATAGTATAGAGTGTTTGGACAAATCTAGAAATAATGGAAAATCAGCACTGGATCGTACACCGAAGGAAGAAATTTTGGAAGAGGAAGAAATTGAGGACTCATCAGCTGAAGTTATTGTGCCACCTGATGGAGGATGGGCTTGGGTAGTGATGGTAGCATCATTCCTCTGCAATACTGTTGTGGATGGGATTGTATTGAGTTCTGGCATGATTCAAGTGTCACTGATGAATGAATTCAAAGTATCCGAAGGATATGTACAACTTGTAAGCTCATTGTTAAGCGGTTTCTATTTGATGGCAGGACCATTTGTAAGTGCCTTAGCAAACCGATATGGATTCCGACCTGTGACCATGGTGGGAGCTGTTTTTGCAGCATTATCATTTGGATTGTCGTACTATGCTACAAGTGTCGAGTTCTTGTTCATATCGTATGGTTTTCTTGGAGGACTCGGATTTTGCATGGTTTATATACCTTCAGTGATAACAATTGGATATTATTTCGAAAAATGGCGAGCTTTGGCGACTGGTATTGCAATGTGTGGTTCGGGGGtgggaacatttatttttaacccACTCACGGATTATCTTGTGAAGGAGTACAATTGGCGAAATACAATGGCTATTCAAGCTCTTATCGTTCTCTCGTGTGCTTTATATGGTGCGGCTTTCAGACCAATTCAACCTATACAACTCGCAATATCCGAAGAAAATGAGGacaaaaatcatgaaaatgggAGCTTTTCAGAGAAACCTAGACTCTTAACTATAACACAAAAACCACTGCCAGAAGGCCGTTTAGCATACTCAGTACCGAACAGTGCACACAATACTTACATGGGAGCCACGCCTAAACATCACTATCCCACAGCTTCGGAAATATTCCGAGGTGCGAATTTTGAACGTCGTTTATCGGGCACTGCAAGCAAGGGAACTGAACTTAAGAATCTTCGGAAGTCACAGCCAACCACCCCTAATGGGGAATCGCACCCAATATACAACCTTAATAAAGAACTAACAACGGTCGGAGAGAACGAAGAAGAAACTGAAGGTCAAAATCTATTAGAGGCCGAAATTAAGCCTGTATCGATGCAGGCCAGACGCCATACTGTTTCTGGTCGCAGACCAATAGACATGCAGAAAAAAGCAAATACTCCAAACCAAGAAACACATCACAATACTCGTCCAATGTACCGAgatgatattttcttttcaggATCACTCGTACGAATTCCTCAATACACATCACAATCATCCTTAGGCTACCATATGTCCGTAACCAGGTTGCCAACCAAAAAGGATATACTAGAAGAAAGACAAAAAGGCTGTCAATTATGTCCGGAAGCTGTGCGAAGGACCCTGTCCACTATGCTTGACACTAGCTTACTTAAATCACCGTCCTTTATGCTGCTAGCCATAAGTGGGTTTCTAACGATGATGGGCTTCTTTGTGCCATTTATTTTTGTCGCCCGCCGTGCTAAAGTGGCTGGAATGGATAATAAAACGGCTTTGTTCATTGTTTCTGCCATTGGAATATCAAATACTTTTGCAAGAATTGGCTGTGGACTGCTGAGTTCGTTTGATGGAATTTCGCCATTGTATTTGAATAACATCGCCATTACTGCGGGAGGCTTAGCAACCATATTCAGCGGACATTTAATTAACGATACGACTCAGTTCATATTTGCAGCATTGTTTGGTATTTGTGTTGCGTGCTTTTCGGCGTTGCGCTCGTTGATTGCTGTGGAGCTTATGGGCCTGGAAAAACTAACTAAcgcttttggatttttaatgcTGTTTCAAGGTCTTGCTGCAGCCATGGGTGCTCCAATCGCAG GTCTTCTTGTCGATTTGACCGGTGGTTATgatatttcgttttattttgctGGAGGTTTAATAACCCTTTCGGCATTCCTTTGCTACCCACTAAACTACGTGAGCAAATGGGAAAAGGAGAGAGATCTAAAACGAGTACCAGTTCCGCAAGCCTAA